In one Oncorhynchus nerka isolate Pitt River linkage group LG7, Oner_Uvic_2.0, whole genome shotgun sequence genomic region, the following are encoded:
- the LOC115132341 gene encoding synaptophysin-like isoform X1 has protein sequence MDVVNQLVATGQFTIIKQPLGFMKILQWIFAIFAFSTCGSYSGMFKMSVECKNRSESDLSIEVEFEYPFRLHQVYFDAPTCKGGNPERLFLIGDYSSSAGFFVTVGVFSFLYSMAALSVYVFILEKYREGCKGAQIDFVVTCVFTFFWLVASSAWAKGLSDVKASTDPDKVLLLIEACDEPENRCREVHDPVVSGLNTSVAFGFLNLILWGGNLWFVFKETGWLAAFGGTYAPSQEKAPAPESFGQDGYGQEGYAQQGDAYTGTQGGYQPDYGQGGYTEGGGDYQQGGYEQQTTPYANQM, from the exons TTGGTGGCCACCGGGCAGTTCACCATAATCAAACAGCCTTTGGGATTTATGAAAATCCTACAATGG ATCTTTGCCATCTTTGCTTTCTCGACATGCGGCAGCTACTCTGGCATGTTCAAGATGAGTGTGGAGTGTAAAAACCGGTCAGAGAGTGACCTGAGTATTGAGGTGGAGTTTGAGTATCCATTCAG GCTACATCAGGTGTACTTCGATGCCCCAACCTGTAAAGGGGGAAACCCTGAGCGTCTGTTCCTGATCGGAGACTACTCCTCCTCAGCTGGGTTCTTTGTCACCGTCGGTGTCTTCTCCTTCCTCTACTCCATGGCAGCCCTTTCTGTGTATGTTTTCATTCTGGAGAAATACCGTGAAGGCTGCAAGGGAGCCCAGATT GACTTTGTTGTGACCTGTGTGTTCACCTTCTTCTGGCTGGTGGCTTCTTCTGCCTGGGCTAAGGGTCTGTCGGATGTGAAGGCATCCACCGACCCAGACAAGGTTCTCTTACTGATCGAGGCCTGCGACGAACCGGAGAACCGCTGCCGTGAAGTCCATGACCCTGTCGTCTCTGGTCTCAACACATCTGTG GCATTTGGCTTCCTGAACCTGATCCTGTGGGGAGGGAACCTGTGGTTCGTGTTCAAGgagactggctggctggcagctTTTGGAGGCACATATGCACCTTCCCAGGAGAAAGCGCCTGCCCCAGAGTCCTTCGGCCAGGACGGCTATGGGCAGGAGGGCTATGCACAGCAGGGGGATGCCTATACCGGCACCCAGGGAGGCTACCAGCCCGACTATGGCCAGGGCGGCTACACTGAGGGAGGTGGAGACTATCAGCAGGGGGGATACGAACAGCAGACCACCCCTTACGCCAATCAGATGTGA
- the LOC115132341 gene encoding synaptophysin-like isoform X2 gives MFKMSVECKNRSESDLSIEVEFEYPFRLHQVYFDAPTCKGGNPERLFLIGDYSSSAGFFVTVGVFSFLYSMAALSVYVFILEKYREGCKGAQIDFVVTCVFTFFWLVASSAWAKGLSDVKASTDPDKVLLLIEACDEPENRCREVHDPVVSGLNTSVAFGFLNLILWGGNLWFVFKETGWLAAFGGTYAPSQEKAPAPESFGQDGYGQEGYAQQGDAYTGTQGGYQPDYGQGGYTEGGGDYQQGGYEQQTTPYANQM, from the exons ATGTTCAAGATGAGTGTGGAGTGTAAAAACCGGTCAGAGAGTGACCTGAGTATTGAGGTGGAGTTTGAGTATCCATTCAG GCTACATCAGGTGTACTTCGATGCCCCAACCTGTAAAGGGGGAAACCCTGAGCGTCTGTTCCTGATCGGAGACTACTCCTCCTCAGCTGGGTTCTTTGTCACCGTCGGTGTCTTCTCCTTCCTCTACTCCATGGCAGCCCTTTCTGTGTATGTTTTCATTCTGGAGAAATACCGTGAAGGCTGCAAGGGAGCCCAGATT GACTTTGTTGTGACCTGTGTGTTCACCTTCTTCTGGCTGGTGGCTTCTTCTGCCTGGGCTAAGGGTCTGTCGGATGTGAAGGCATCCACCGACCCAGACAAGGTTCTCTTACTGATCGAGGCCTGCGACGAACCGGAGAACCGCTGCCGTGAAGTCCATGACCCTGTCGTCTCTGGTCTCAACACATCTGTG GCATTTGGCTTCCTGAACCTGATCCTGTGGGGAGGGAACCTGTGGTTCGTGTTCAAGgagactggctggctggcagctTTTGGAGGCACATATGCACCTTCCCAGGAGAAAGCGCCTGCCCCAGAGTCCTTCGGCCAGGACGGCTATGGGCAGGAGGGCTATGCACAGCAGGGGGATGCCTATACCGGCACCCAGGGAGGCTACCAGCCCGACTATGGCCAGGGCGGCTACACTGAGGGAGGTGGAGACTATCAGCAGGGGGGATACGAACAGCAGACCACCCCTTACGCCAATCAGATGTGA